In Candidatus Desulfofervidus auxilii, one genomic interval encodes:
- a CDS encoding sodium:calcium symporter encodes MQPRATWATKIGMILATAGAAVGLGNLLRFPVQASQHGGGAFMIPYFIFLLIMGIPMMWLEWTIGRLGGKYGHGTTPGIFNLLWRHPLARYLGVLGLVIPFILCIYYLYVCSWTLAFSFFSLGKLYYGLNDLKSMGMFLRSFQGIEKGYFNSILPAYVFFLITFFTNFFIMYHGLAKGIERLCKLAMPALFLLAILLMIRALTLGTPDPTYPERNAINGLGFLWNPNFSELKHASTWLAAAGQIFFTLSLGLGTLQCYASYLREKDDIVLSGLAVTSLNETAEVILGGSIAIPAAVAFFGIQAISKGGAFDLAFLSTPLVLTHLPLGQMWGFLWFFLLFFAGLTSSVSIIQPFVSFLIDELNILWRRAVILTAIAVFIPIHLVIFFLKYGFLDELDFWIGTVSLPLLGTIEVILFSWVYGINKGFEEMHKGAWLRVPNIYRFVLKYITPLCLIILFFVWIWQDGLRIFFLEGVPTEIRPYRWLARGLILATFLLCSWLVHLAWKEKNET; translated from the coding sequence ATGCAACCAAGGGCCACATGGGCTACCAAAATTGGTATGATTTTAGCTACAGCCGGAGCAGCAGTAGGTTTGGGGAATCTATTACGTTTTCCTGTGCAAGCCAGTCAACACGGTGGTGGTGCCTTTATGATTCCTTATTTTATTTTTCTCCTTATTATGGGTATTCCCATGATGTGGTTGGAATGGACCATAGGGAGGCTGGGAGGTAAATATGGCCATGGAACCACTCCTGGTATTTTTAATCTTCTTTGGCGACATCCTTTAGCTCGGTATCTGGGTGTTTTAGGGTTAGTTATTCCTTTTATTCTATGCATTTATTATCTTTATGTGTGTTCATGGACACTAGCATTTTCTTTTTTTTCTTTGGGCAAATTATATTATGGACTTAATGATTTAAAAAGTATGGGAATGTTTTTGCGGAGTTTTCAAGGTATAGAAAAGGGTTATTTTAATTCTATTTTACCTGCCTATGTTTTCTTTTTAATCACTTTTTTTACCAACTTTTTTATTATGTATCATGGTTTGGCAAAGGGCATAGAGCGTCTCTGCAAGTTGGCTATGCCTGCTCTATTTTTATTAGCTATTTTACTGATGATACGAGCCTTAACGCTGGGGACACCAGATCCCACATATCCCGAAAGAAACGCTATTAACGGTTTGGGATTTCTTTGGAATCCCAATTTTAGTGAGTTAAAACATGCTAGTACCTGGTTAGCGGCTGCTGGACAGATATTTTTTACCTTAAGTCTGGGGCTGGGGACTCTTCAATGCTATGCCAGCTATTTGCGAGAAAAAGACGATATTGTCCTTTCTGGTTTGGCGGTAACATCTCTTAACGAAACAGCAGAAGTAATTTTAGGAGGCTCTATTGCCATTCCAGCTGCGGTAGCCTTTTTTGGTATTCAAGCTATTTCTAAAGGTGGTGCTTTTGACCTGGCTTTTCTCTCTACTCCTCTGGTCTTAACTCACCTACCACTAGGGCAAATGTGGGGGTTTTTATGGTTTTTTTTACTATTTTTTGCAGGCCTTACTTCTTCGGTATCCATCATTCAACCCTTTGTTTCCTTTTTAATCGATGAATTGAATATCCTCTGGAGAAGGGCAGTCATATTAACTGCTATAGCTGTATTTATTCCTATTCATCTAGTAATTTTCTTTCTCAAATATGGTTTTTTAGATGAGTTAGATTTCTGGATTGGCACAGTCAGTCTGCCTTTATTAGGAACCATTGAAGTCATTCTTTTTAGCTGGGTTTATGGAATAAATAAGGGTTTTGAAGAAATGCATAAAGGTGCTTGGTTGAGAGTACCTAATATTTATCGATTTGTGCTTAAATATATTACCCCTCTATGTCTTATCATTTTGTTTTTTGTCTGGATTTGGCAAGATGGGCTCAGAATATTTTTTCTTGAGGGCGTTCCTACTGAAATCAGGCCTTACCGTTGGTTGGCTAGAGGACTTATTTTAGCTACTTTTTTGCTATGTAGCTGGTTGGTGCATTTAGCTTGGAAGGAGAAGAATGAAACTTAG
- a CDS encoding MerR family transcriptional regulator, protein MKKFKRASVAKIFGICPSRLYYWEKVHLIKPKNSYTFKDLVSIKTILILRKRGISLQKIRYLLTQIKKRMPYLRSPLAELKFEVIGKKICISQGGVKFDPDGQIYLDFESETPEIKSVGDFLTAEEWFERGCRLSATPETIPIAEEAYLQVLNLDNTFVPAMINLGNLYYLQGKSQQAAMWYELALKRDPESPEAHFNYASLLAEREDFEEAISHYQMAIVLKPDFLEAHYNLALLYERIGNPLKALPHWEAYLDMCPDEEEKKRIRDYLKSKKEK, encoded by the coding sequence TTGAAAAAATTTAAGCGTGCTAGTGTAGCTAAAATCTTTGGTATTTGTCCATCTCGTTTGTATTATTGGGAGAAGGTTCACCTTATTAAACCTAAGAATTCTTATACATTTAAAGATTTAGTGAGTATTAAAACCATTTTAATTCTCAGAAAGAGGGGAATTTCTTTGCAAAAAATAAGATATTTGTTAACCCAAATCAAAAAGAGAATGCCTTATTTACGTTCTCCTCTGGCTGAACTCAAATTTGAGGTAATTGGTAAAAAAATATGTATTTCACAAGGGGGTGTAAAGTTTGACCCTGATGGCCAAATCTACCTTGATTTTGAAAGTGAAACACCCGAAATAAAATCAGTAGGTGATTTTCTTACGGCCGAAGAATGGTTTGAGCGAGGTTGTCGTTTAAGTGCTACCCCAGAGACCATCCCTATAGCAGAAGAGGCCTATTTACAGGTCTTAAATTTAGATAATACCTTTGTCCCTGCTATGATAAATTTAGGAAATCTTTATTACCTTCAGGGAAAAAGCCAACAAGCAGCTATGTGGTATGAATTGGCCTTAAAGCGAGACCCCGAATCTCCAGAGGCACACTTTAACTATGCCAGCCTTTTAGCTGAAAGAGAAGACTTTGAGGAAGCCATATCCCATTATCAAATGGCTATTGTGTTAAAACCTGACTTTTTAGAAGCACATTATAACTTGGCCCTTCTTTATGAAAGGATAGGAAACCCTCTCAAGGCCCTGCCCCATTGGGAGGCTTATTTGGATATGTGTCCTGATGAGGAAGAGAAAAAAAGAATCAGGGATTATTTAAAAAGTAAAAAGGAAAAATAG
- a CDS encoding aldo/keto reductase, translating to MEYIQIKGTDLNVSRIGLGTWAIGGWLWGGTDEKTSIRTIHAALEKGINLIDTAPVYGFGVSEEIVGKAISEYKNREEIVIATKVGLEWKEGKIFRNSSKQRILKEIDESLKRLKTDYIDIYQVHWPDPLIPIEETAQAMYELYKEGKIKAIGVSNYSPEQMDVFRQVAPLHTAQPPYNLFERGIEKDVLPYCRKHAIITLMYGSLCRGLLSGRMRLETKFKGDDLRNIDPKFQSPRYSQYLKAVELLDQFAQKNYSKRVIHLALRWLLDQPGVSVALWGARRPEQLEPVDEIFGWSLDAQAKEAIDRIINESIKDPVGPEFMAPPARE from the coding sequence ATGGAATATATACAGATAAAAGGCACTGATTTAAATGTTTCTCGCATTGGTTTGGGCACTTGGGCAATTGGTGGTTGGTTGTGGGGAGGCACAGATGAGAAAACATCTATTCGCACTATACATGCTGCCTTGGAAAAGGGAATTAATCTAATTGATACTGCTCCTGTTTATGGTTTTGGAGTATCTGAGGAAATAGTGGGAAAGGCTATTTCTGAGTATAAAAACCGTGAGGAAATAGTAATTGCTACTAAGGTGGGTTTAGAGTGGAAAGAGGGAAAGATATTTCGCAATTCTTCTAAACAAAGGATATTAAAGGAAATAGATGAGTCTTTAAAGCGTTTAAAAACCGATTATATTGATATCTATCAAGTTCACTGGCCTGACCCCTTAATTCCTATAGAAGAAACAGCCCAGGCAATGTATGAACTTTATAAGGAGGGAAAGATTAAGGCCATCGGGGTGAGTAATTACTCTCCAGAGCAGATGGATGTTTTTCGACAAGTAGCTCCACTCCATACTGCTCAGCCTCCATATAATTTATTTGAACGGGGTATTGAAAAGGATGTGCTTCCTTATTGCCGAAAGCATGCAATTATTACCCTGATGTATGGCTCTCTGTGCAGGGGATTATTATCTGGCAGAATGCGCTTAGAGACCAAATTTAAGGGAGATGATTTGCGTAACATTGACCCCAAATTTCAGTCCCCGCGTTATTCCCAATATTTAAAGGCAGTAGAACTGTTAGACCAGTTTGCTCAAAAAAACTACAGCAAGCGAGTTATCCATTTGGCCTTGCGTTGGTTGTTAGACCAGCCAGGAGTGAGTGTTGCCCTTTGGGGTGCACGGCGACCTGAGCAGCTTGAGCCTGTTGATGAGATTTTTGGGTGGTCTTTGGATGCCCAGGCAAAGGAGGCCATAGATAGGATTATAAATGAGAGTATCAAGGACCCAGTAGGACCTGAGTTCATGGCTCCTCCTGCACGTGAGTAG